The sequence below is a genomic window from Sphingobacterium sp. ML3W.
CCAATCTTAACAAGAAGGTAATAGAGACAAATTTTCATCTTGATGTAGGTGTACTCGGAGCAAAAGCCCTATTAAATGCACTAAACAACAATGGCTATGGAGAGACTGCCTATCAAGTAGCTGTTCAGGATAGCTACCCTTCTTGGGGTTGGTGGGTGGTAAATGGCGCCACTACGCTTTTAGAAAATTGGGACCTAAAAGCGGAAAGAGATATTTCTGATAATCACATGATGTTTGGAGAAATTGGGGGTTGGTTTTTCAAATCTATAGGCGGTATTCTTCCTGATGCTGATCAACCAGGATTTAAACATATCCTATTGAAACCTTCATTTCCTAGCACACTAGATCAGTCTGAAGTGACACATAAATCACCTTACGGATCGATAACTTCAAAGTGGACCAAAAACAAAAGGACCATCAATTATGAAGTCGCTGTGCCTCCAAATTCAACAGCGACGTTTTATCCTCCTGCAAATATAAAAGAACAAACAAACATACAACTTAGTGCAGGAAAACATAAACTCGTTTTTACCCTGCTGTAAGAAGTGCTTGACCCTACAAAAACCAAGTACCTGTTGGTCCAAGATAGTATTGATAATAGCTGCCAAAATTAGGTTGCAGCATACAATAGAAATACAGTAAAATAAAAAAAATCAGTAGTAAAATATACTACTGATTTTTTTATATGATTGGATAGCATTTTTACTATCTACAAACAGATTACTTCCCGATACAGAATTTCGAAAATATATTATCCAACAAATCATCTGTTGATACAGACCCTGTTATTTCACCTAAATGATAAAGTGACTGACGGATATCCATAGCTAAAAAGTCTGAAGTAACTGGATTATCAATACCATTAAGTACGCGTTCTAAAGATGACTGTGTATGTTGAAGAGCTTCTACATGTCGAATATTAGTCACTAAAACATCATCAGTATTCAAGTTTGCTAAATTTACTTGTTGCAATAATTCATCTTTGAGTTCCTCCACTCCTATTTGCTCTTTTGCAGAAATATACAAAGGCTGCAATACCGCATACTGTTGCTTTTGTTCAACGCTCAATAAATCAGATTTATTAATAATAGTTACAAAAGGAATGTTTAAAAGTTTCACCTCCTCAATCTGGGTTTCAATATCCTGCACCTGATCTTGTGTTGGATCAAACAGATAGATGATCAAGCGTGCTTGTTTCATTTTTGCTCTAGTACGCTCTACACCCTTGGCTTCGATAACGTCTATTGTTTCGCGAATACCTGCCGTATCAATAAATCGGAAAGTAATTCCCTTGATATTGATTTCGTCTTCAATCGTATCTCTTGTAGTGCCTGCAATTTCCGATACGATTGCACGCTCTTCATTCAATAGTGCATTTAAAAGTGTGGATTTACCCACGTTCGGTTTACCTGCGATAACCACTGGTACACCATTTTTCAATACGTTTCCTTGCTCAAAAGAAGAAATAAGCTTACTCACTACTTGATTTATCTGTTTAATCAGATTTTTCAGTTGATCACGATTTGCAAATTCCACATCTTCTTCAGAAAAGTCCAATTCCAATTCTATTAGTGACGCAAAATGAATCAAGTCGTCACGTAATTTTTTCAATTGATTGGAGAATCCTCCTCGCATTTGCTGCATAGCGATTTGATGAGAAGCAGCTGAATTTGAAGCAATCAAATCTGCAACAGCTTCTGCTTGAGATAAATCCATACCTCCATTTAAAAACGCACGTAAGGTAAATTCTCCAGCTTTCGCTGCCCTAGCTCCTTTTTTAATGAGTAAACTCATCACCCGCTCTATGATATACTTCGAATTGTGTGTGGAAATCTCCACTACATTTTCTTTTGTGTAAGAATTAGGACCTATAAATAGGGAAACCAACACTTCATCTATAATTTCTTCGCCATCACGTATGGTGCCGAAATGAAGGGTATGAGAAGATTGCTTGAGCAAATTCTTTCCTCGAAATACTTGATCGGTGATTACAATCGCATCCTTTCCTGAAAGACGAATAACTGCAATAGCGCCGTTACCACTAGCTGTGGCTAATGCCACAATTGTTTCTTGTTCCAAAATAGTGTGTTCAGACATCTTGCAAAGATAAGGATTACAGCCGTAGTTCACTGGTAAATAAACGATATATTTAAGGTATGATCAGTACATAAGTATTAAATTATACGAGCATTTTTCAACCCAGAAGTTCGCTCACTCTCATTAAACGAGGGCAAAATACCTAGAATAGGTTAGCCTAACATAAAATCATTGAATCTCTTGACATCCGAGTAGTGTTAGGGCACTCATTGGTAATGATTCGAGTATGACAGAAGACTGGTTCGGCAATTGTATGGAGCTTGTTCGCCTAATAACCGAAGGATAGTCGAAGGTCATTCGAAGCGCGGTCGAACAATCATCGAACCAGGGCCAAGGCTGTGTCCCATCAGTCTCAAATCGTTGGCACACATGGTATGGACTTGCATGGAGTTTTAAAGACTTACAGGGACTTTCATGCACTTTCACCTTCATAGTGAACCAAGGTGTACTAAATTACTTTTGAGCTATAATATTGCTTTGGTACGGTAACAACTAATAATTACTAAAGTGATTTAGGGAGTGAAAATTAAATTGGCTACCAAAAAAATACGTCCTGTTTTTTGACTTTAGAATAATTATCTTCAATAGATCGTGTACAATAATATTAATAAAGAAGAGGCGGTGGAATTAAGCGGCTACTAGCAAAAAAAGCAATTAAGTTAAAATCATGTTATTACTTAATCGCTTTTAAAAATTGTTTATCAACACCCTCTTTTCAGTATCTCTGCGCGCAGGGATACTGAAAAGAGATCTCATTCGTTATTTTTGTTTCCCGTCGAAAATAAGTTTATTTTCAATCATCCGATTATTATATTGTTGTTCAAAAGCTTGAAGTTTAGTATCCATAGTATCTAATACTGCTGGGTGCTGCTTGAGGATATCTTGCTGCATAAAACGATCTTCCTTCAGATTATGAAGGGATACATTTTTTGTCCCATCATTGATCAACATATAATCTTTGTAGTAGAAGTTATATGTACCTGCATTATTATTGATTACAAAATTTTCTTTTGTTGGATTCAATGCATCAAAACCAAAGGCAAAATAAGGTTTATTATAATTTAAATAATTCAGTACCGTAGGCATGATATCTATTTGTTGTGCCAACTTATCACTTCTACCTTTTAACTCTCCTCCTGGAGTATACAAAATTATAGGAATGGCAAAGCTATTAGCAGCAGTTTTATATTCAGGTAGCGCACTAACGGTTGCATGATCGGCACAAATGACAAATAAAGTATTTTTATACCAAGGCATGGTCGCTGCTGTTTTAAAAAACTGACGTAATGCATTATCGGTATAACCTATTGGTTCTTGTACAGGCAAGGGTCCTTTTGGAAACACACCTTTATATTTTGTCGGTACTTTAAAAGGGTGATGCGAAGATAACGAGAAGAAACTGGCAAAAAATGGTTGTTTGAAAGTATTGATTTCATTGGCCATAAATTGCATAAACGGTTCGTCCCAAATGCCCCAGATACCATCAAAATCCGCATCATTATTGTATTCATTTTTACCATAATAATGTTGAATACCTGCTAGTT
It includes:
- the mnmE gene encoding tRNA uridine-5-carboxymethylaminomethyl(34) synthesis GTPase MnmE, which codes for MSEHTILEQETIVALATASGNGAIAVIRLSGKDAIVITDQVFRGKNLLKQSSHTLHFGTIRDGEEIIDEVLVSLFIGPNSYTKENVVEISTHNSKYIIERVMSLLIKKGARAAKAGEFTLRAFLNGGMDLSQAEAVADLIASNSAASHQIAMQQMRGGFSNQLKKLRDDLIHFASLIELELDFSEEDVEFANRDQLKNLIKQINQVVSKLISSFEQGNVLKNGVPVVIAGKPNVGKSTLLNALLNEERAIVSEIAGTTRDTIEDEINIKGITFRFIDTAGIRETIDVIEAKGVERTRAKMKQARLIIYLFDPTQDQVQDIETQIEEVKLLNIPFVTIINKSDLLSVEQKQQYAVLQPLYISAKEQIGVEELKDELLQQVNLANLNTDDVLVTNIRHVEALQHTQSSLERVLNGIDNPVTSDFLAMDIRQSLYHLGEITGSVSTDDLLDNIFSKFCIGK